The following are encoded together in the Bacteroidota bacterium genome:
- a CDS encoding T9SS type A sorting domain-containing protein yields MKKFSILLCLVLTTCSLSFAQLSQIADTSFISGSIKNMITVGNNIYSYGEVGGIFKSSDGGETWDFMSSTMDSTTNRIQDMIYFDSKFYVLLNLQNGSNQIITSSDMCQSWQKLSSPTGLPSSSYRIDGMGMANNLAFLYIRVWDQWGYGVDSSYFYYSSNAINWTQGAFVGGNINIRKLCHLNKYKLYLAIQTNNTDSLIYTSNGTSIHGIPTTGLNKSKFDLYSFTVDKNSPNVYCGNDGDPFRFDSVQNKWINIRGSGININGEIDGIVGDGNALFTFAIFMTGPNLTIEAYRSLNKGGFWQVIPATGTFPPIPRLAVAVSDSNYIMGTQLDDIIYTTDTGYSWKGSSSGYQNKVFGSLAEINDVLVTHNIVKGVLRSTDKGTTWSYSNTGLSQGMPGAYFPVETFTGGGKLFASMEESPDAGVFDLFRSPNDGVSWAKLTSIPSYKNMSYYGEHGNSFIMRFADDKDRNTSWDTNCFYYRTSDAGDNWTDISTDFFKSSAMNLAKVYGFIGDGTKLFLLGHNKNYASVIYFSSNNGWNWSKTAQLNQNQQQIKTKDSWSNTARSPIYATDSKGNFIFTVTYYWSDKSWDSLYNLTTSGVSSINTSGLPDGIVITDLNYLDGNWYLSSTIGLFASTNGINWMKANVNNYYLGMNADNMVKIGNQLFIGTFGNGLWEFSNEKLEIGGNISVCDGDSVTLTATGADSSFSWCCGYGSSKTITIKPSTSTDIIATALDKFGLTISDTVHITVRPKPTANFSIVDDKQCFKVNNFNFLNSSIINTGTYNSIWDFGDGSNAYTQDVSHSYTTYDSTYNIKLLVVSAYGCMDSISKPIFFEKEPIASISIAGDNEICDGDSVTMYANSGANFTYQWYKDANTISGATNPYWAAMLSGKYTCEVTDITTTCSTFSSEVEIIIHTTNLNPNFTASPRVPNWNSGAQQFDPVAFTNLTLNPGDFNFSWLYGDGNIGFDSDPFYNYKFNGTYSVSLTAEHKQTGCRDTFSRTDYILCSGGSVNPCPISVEITYSGIPIICKNDSFLIEATTTGNVLSYIWTHEGNVLIGENGTSIYAKDNGNYLVIISDSNCSVASLPFTLNNYPIVEPIIQSEGSIRPCSTDSMRLFNTNYYADYFWSTGQNGTSIYVKKSGEYFLTVTDIYACKTTSLPYSVNASLLQKPEICLVTVDTVSKNNLIAWERPKSDMIQGYKIYKEKDKANVYDLIGYLPYDSVSVFPDTASILQKRSYRYKISLIDTCNIESAPSDHHKTIHLAASPGFNGEANLIWSHYEGFPFSSYKIYRGTTPYNIALLDSIPSNLNSYTDLNPPKKLLFYQVTVVKNDTCYPTILRAQTSKGPFSQSMSNLRDYNADTTSDYLNVSLNTHTFDTTGGSFVFDIFTNLSSWSAVSDQSWLTVDVNIASRKLTVTATKNTETTLRQANITLSGAGVLDVIIVINQDGVVSIYEQEEHQLLVYPNPFDQYFYLYMPETKGERKIVSLHDMNGKVIFSQEYNGDELIKIERNNLAHGMYYVRVMMDKLYVQKVIAY; encoded by the coding sequence ATGAAAAAGTTCAGTATCCTACTTTGTTTAGTATTGACTACATGTTCGCTTTCTTTTGCACAACTTAGTCAAATTGCCGACACCAGCTTTATTTCTGGAAGTATTAAAAACATGATTACTGTTGGAAACAACATTTACAGCTATGGAGAAGTTGGCGGTATATTTAAGTCTTCTGACGGTGGAGAAACCTGGGATTTTATGTCATCTACTATGGATAGTACCACTAATCGTATTCAGGACATGATTTACTTCGATAGCAAATTCTATGTCCTATTAAATCTCCAAAATGGATCAAACCAGATAATTACTTCTTCCGACATGTGTCAAAGCTGGCAAAAATTAAGTTCTCCCACAGGATTACCAAGTAGCTCTTACCGTATTGATGGAATGGGCATGGCAAATAACCTTGCTTTTTTGTATATCCGTGTTTGGGATCAATGGGGTTATGGAGTTGACTCATCCTATTTTTATTACTCTTCAAATGCAATCAATTGGACTCAGGGAGCTTTTGTTGGAGGAAACATCAATATTAGAAAGCTATGTCATTTAAATAAATATAAATTGTATTTAGCCATTCAAACGAATAATACAGATAGTTTAATATATACTTCAAATGGAACTAGCATTCATGGCATACCTACCACTGGATTAAATAAAAGCAAATTTGACTTGTATAGTTTTACAGTAGACAAAAACAGCCCCAATGTTTATTGTGGGAATGATGGAGATCCTTTCAGATTTGATTCGGTTCAGAATAAATGGATCAATATAAGAGGTAGCGGGATAAATATTAATGGAGAAATAGATGGAATTGTTGGTGATGGCAACGCATTATTTACATTTGCTATTTTCATGACTGGTCCAAACCTAACCATCGAAGCTTATCGAAGTTTAAACAAAGGTGGTTTTTGGCAAGTAATACCCGCTACAGGGACATTCCCACCTATACCAAGACTTGCAGTAGCAGTTTCAGATAGTAATTATATAATGGGTACGCAATTGGATGACATTATTTATACGACAGATACAGGTTATAGTTGGAAAGGATCATCAAGTGGTTATCAGAATAAAGTATTTGGCTCTTTAGCAGAAATCAATGATGTACTTGTAACACACAACATAGTCAAAGGAGTTCTGAGATCAACCGACAAAGGTACAACATGGAGTTATAGCAATACAGGTCTGTCACAAGGGATGCCGGGAGCCTATTTTCCAGTTGAGACTTTTACAGGGGGGGGGAAACTATTTGCAAGTATGGAAGAATCACCTGATGCGGGCGTTTTTGATTTATTCCGATCACCTAATGATGGTGTAAGCTGGGCTAAATTAACCAGCATCCCATCCTATAAAAATATGAGTTATTATGGTGAGCATGGCAACAGCTTTATTATGCGGTTTGCAGATGATAAGGATCGCAATACATCCTGGGATACAAATTGTTTTTATTACAGGACTTCAGATGCAGGAGATAACTGGACTGATATTAGTACCGATTTTTTTAAAAGCTCAGCAATGAACCTTGCTAAAGTATACGGCTTTATTGGAGATGGAACCAAACTGTTTTTATTGGGACACAACAAAAATTATGCTTCCGTTATTTATTTTTCAAGCAACAATGGATGGAACTGGTCTAAAACTGCGCAGCTTAATCAAAATCAGCAACAAATTAAAACAAAAGACTCCTGGAGCAATACAGCAAGAAGTCCAATTTATGCAACTGATTCTAAAGGCAATTTTATTTTCACTGTGACTTATTACTGGTCCGACAAATCGTGGGATTCACTATATAATCTAACAACGTCTGGAGTTTCGTCAATAAATACAAGTGGTTTGCCTGATGGAATTGTAATCACAGATTTAAATTACTTGGATGGGAATTGGTATCTGAGTTCAACTATTGGTTTATTTGCCAGTACAAATGGTATAAACTGGATGAAAGCTAATGTCAATAATTATTATCTGGGAATGAATGCAGATAATATGGTAAAAATTGGCAATCAACTCTTTATAGGAACTTTTGGAAATGGCCTTTGGGAATTTTCTAATGAAAAACTTGAAATTGGAGGTAATATCAGTGTATGTGATGGAGACTCTGTAACATTAACAGCAACAGGTGCCGATTCGAGCTTTAGCTGGTGTTGCGGATATGGGAGTTCAAAAACTATCACCATCAAACCTTCAACTTCTACAGATATTATAGCTACGGCACTCGATAAATTTGGATTAACCATAAGTGATACTGTTCATATAACTGTCAGGCCAAAACCAACAGCTAATTTCAGCATCGTTGACGACAAACAATGTTTTAAAGTCAATAACTTTAATTTCTTAAACAGCTCAATTATTAATACAGGAACATATAATTCTATCTGGGATTTTGGCGATGGAAGCAATGCCTATACACAAGATGTTTCCCACAGCTATACTACTTATGATAGTACATATAACATAAAACTTTTGGTTGTATCAGCATACGGTTGCATGGATTCTATTAGCAAACCTATCTTTTTCGAAAAAGAACCCATTGCCTCTATATCTATTGCTGGTGATAATGAAATATGTGATGGAGATAGTGTGACCATGTATGCCAATTCAGGAGCAAACTTTACTTATCAGTGGTATAAGGATGCAAATACAATTAGTGGAGCAACAAATCCATATTGGGCAGCCATGTTATCAGGTAAATACACTTGTGAGGTTACTGACATAACAACTACATGTTCTACTTTTTCCTCAGAAGTTGAGATCATTATTCACACAACTAACTTAAATCCAAATTTCACAGCATCTCCTCGTGTTCCAAATTGGAACTCAGGTGCGCAACAATTTGATCCGGTTGCATTTACAAACCTTACACTTAATCCTGGCGATTTTAATTTTAGCTGGTTGTATGGAGATGGAAACATAGGTTTTGATTCTGATCCATTCTATAATTATAAGTTTAATGGTACTTATAGTGTTTCATTAACGGCAGAACATAAGCAAACAGGCTGTCGGGACACTTTTTCTCGAACCGACTATATTTTATGCTCAGGTGGATCAGTAAACCCTTGCCCCATTTCGGTTGAAATAACATATTCCGGAATTCCAATTATTTGTAAAAACGATAGCTTCCTGATTGAAGCAACAACAACTGGCAATGTGTTGAGCTATATCTGGACACATGAAGGAAATGTACTGATTGGAGAAAATGGCACAAGCATATATGCAAAAGACAATGGGAACTATTTGGTTATTATTAGTGACTCTAATTGCTCAGTAGCATCACTTCCATTTACTTTAAACAACTATCCAATTGTAGAACCTATCATACAATCTGAAGGAAGTATAAGACCTTGCTCAACAGATAGTATGCGATTATTTAACACCAACTATTATGCAGATTACTTTTGGTCAACAGGTCAAAATGGGACAAGTATTTATGTGAAGAAATCAGGGGAGTATTTCCTTACTGTTACAGATATTTATGCATGTAAAACGACCTCCTTGCCTTATAGCGTGAATGCTTCATTACTGCAAAAACCTGAAATTTGCCTTGTTACCGTGGATACCGTATCGAAAAATAATTTGATTGCGTGGGAAAGACCAAAATCGGATATGATCCAAGGTTACAAAATTTACAAGGAAAAAGACAAGGCAAATGTTTATGACCTGATTGGCTATCTACCATACGATTCGGTTAGTGTATTTCCTGATACAGCATCAATCCTTCAAAAAAGATCATACAGATATAAAATTTCATTAATTGATACGTGTAATATTGAATCCGCACCTAGCGATCATCATAAAACAATTCATTTAGCTGCGAGTCCAGGATTTAATGGAGAAGCCAACTTGATTTGGAGTCATTATGAAGGATTTCCATTTAGCTCTTATAAAATTTACAGAGGAACAACTCCTTACAACATTGCCCTTTTGGATTCAATTCCAAGCAACTTGAATTCCTATACAGATTTGAACCCACCGAAAAAGCTTTTATTTTACCAAGTAACAGTTGTTAAAAATGACACCTGTTATCCTACAATTTTAAGAGCACAAACCAGTAAGGGACCATTTAGTCAGTCGATGAGTAACCTGAGAGATTACAATGCTGACACTACTTCTGATTATTTAAATGTGTCTCTGAATACACATACGTTTGATACCACAGGAGGTTCTTTTGTATTTGATATTTTCACTAACCTTTCAAGCTGGAGTGCAGTATCTGATCAAAGCTGGCTTACAGTTGATGTGAATATTGCAAGTAGAAAACTCACCGTAACAGCTACAAAAAATACTGAAACAACATTGCGTCAGGCAAATATCACGCTGAGTGGTGCTGGAGTTCTGGATGTAATTATTGTAATTAATCAGGATGGAGTGGTTAGCATTTATGAACAAGAAGAACATCAATTATTGGTTTATCCAAATCCGTTCGATCAGTATTTCTATCTCTACATGCCCGAAACAAAAGGTGAACGAAAAATAGTTAGTTTACACGACATGAATGGGAAAGTCATATTCAGTCAGGAATACAATGGCGATGAGTTGATTAAAATTGAAAGAAACAATCTTGCTCATGGAATGTACTATGTGAGAGTGATGATGGATAAGCTTTATGTACAAAAGGTGATTGCTTATTAA
- a CDS encoding 1-acyl-sn-glycerol-3-phosphate acyltransferase → MKLILSHIFNPFYFLFFGLLLLIFHPIQFLSLKLGGYTAHKKTVDLLNFFLIQNFKTINGKVRFSGFETIPENRPLIIISNHQSNFDIPSIAWGFRKFHPKYISKIELSKGLPSVSFNLKYGGSAIIDRKNARQSIREIAALGNLIENNKYAACIFPEGTRGKNGRLKTFKESGIKTLLKAAPSAIIIPYVICCNYRLLQYGNYPLAFGEKLRYQVLDPIEPASFSVEELINEVENQIRLALNQ, encoded by the coding sequence ATGAAACTCATATTAAGCCATATATTCAATCCTTTCTATTTCTTGTTTTTTGGACTACTACTACTAATTTTTCATCCAATACAGTTTTTAAGCTTGAAATTAGGTGGCTATACGGCTCATAAAAAAACTGTTGATTTGTTGAATTTTTTCCTCATTCAAAATTTCAAAACAATAAATGGAAAAGTTCGTTTTAGTGGGTTTGAAACAATACCTGAAAACAGACCGCTAATTATAATTTCGAATCATCAAAGTAATTTTGATATCCCTTCTATTGCTTGGGGATTTCGAAAGTTCCACCCCAAGTATATTTCTAAAATTGAGTTATCAAAAGGACTACCCAGTGTAAGCTTTAATTTAAAGTATGGAGGCTCAGCCATCATTGATCGCAAAAATGCTCGTCAATCTATTCGTGAAATTGCAGCATTAGGAAATCTAATCGAAAATAATAAGTATGCGGCTTGTATATTCCCTGAAGGAACAAGAGGGAAAAATGGCCGTCTGAAAACGTTCAAAGAAAGTGGCATTAAGACTTTATTAAAGGCAGCACCTTCGGCAATAATAATCCCCTATGTTATTTGTTGTAATTACCGATTGCTACAATATGGCAACTACCCTTTAGCTTTTGGAGAGAAATTACGCTATCAAGTACTTGACCCTATTGAGCCTGCAAGTTTTTCAGTTGAAGAATTAATTAATGAAGTTGAAAATCAAATACGCTTGGCTTTAAATCAATAA